The Candidatus Aminicenantes bacterium nucleotide sequence CCCCGGCCCTCTAAAGGTGCAGACAAACCATATTCGCCAGAACTGGCGAATGGTTTGTGCTGCCTGCTGGGGCCACCCCCCTTACCAAGGGGGGTTAGGGGGGATCTCTTTATCCAGGCTCCAACAGAGCTGCTTTGATTTTAGTCTGCCGATCAGCTACAATCGATGGAGATGGAAAAGTTCAAGACCCTTTTGCATGAGGACGCGCGTTCCATGCAATTCTCCCTGGACCACAAGGACAATCGGGAGTACTCGCTGAAGAGAAGGGGAGGCGTGCTGATCCGGAGCTTTGACGGCCGCTGGCACAGCCGGGCCTTTGAGACCATCGCAAGCGACGAGGTGAACCGGCACATGGCGTGGAAGCCGGGCGGACGGCCGCTTCCCGTGCACCTGGCCGAAACGGCCGGGAAGATCATGGCCGACCACCGTCTGCTGATCGATTTTCTGAGCCGCCTCGGCCTGCAGGAGTGGCAGCTGCTTTTCCGCTCCCGGCACTGCCTGCGCACCATTCAGAACACGCACCGTCAGGAGCGGCGCGCCGCCACCAACCTGCACAGCGTTTCGATCAGGCTGAAAATAAAGAACCAGCCGCTGGCGGTGGAAATCGGCGAAGGCTCCAGCGACGCCTTGAAATTCAACCTGGACGGCTTGCAGCGGCGCGTCAGCGAAGCGGTCGAGCACGACAGGAACTGCCGCCAGCTGGCCTTCAACAGCCAGGTGCCGGTGGTGCTGCAAGCCGGCGAGGGCGCCATCCTGTTCCATGAGATTCTCGGGCACTCGCTGGAAGCCGATTACGTCTTTCACGGCTTTTCTCCCTTCGTCCGCCGCGACCTGGGCAAGACCATCGCCCCCGAGGCCCTGACCGTCCTCTGCCAGGACAGCCGCGATCCTTTTTTCAGGGATGCATCGGTGGACGACGAAGGCGAAACCTGCCCATCACCGCTGCTGGTCGAGAACGGGGTCCTGCGCCGCTTCATCGCCGACTACCATTATCAAAAAATGCTGCGCCTGCCCGAAAGGGGGCATGCCCGGCTGGAGGACTTCAGCTGCATCCCGCTGCCGCGCATGTTTGCCATCTATGTCCAACCCGGCGCCTATTCGGCCGAGGAGATCTTGGCTTCGACT carries:
- a CDS encoding TldD/PmbA family protein, whose protein sequence is MEKFKTLLHEDARSMQFSLDHKDNREYSLKRRGGVLIRSFDGRWHSRAFETIASDEVNRHMAWKPGGRPLPVHLAETAGKIMADHRLLIDFLSRLGLQEWQLLFRSRHCLRTIQNTHRQERRAATNLHSVSIRLKIKNQPLAVEIGEGSSDALKFNLDGLQRRVSEAVEHDRNCRQLAFNSQVPVVLQAGEGAILFHEILGHSLEADYVFHGFSPFVRRDLGKTIAPEALTVLCQDSRDPFFRDASVDDEGETCPSPLLVENGVLRRFIADYHYQKMLRLPERGHARLEDFSCIPLPRMFAIYVQPGAYSAEEILASTPYGIYAREFGDGGLDFGAGRFFFHIRQSYLIEKGRLTAPLGSLTVSGRIREILNDIGMVGNDFKYDRGISYCQKNGQTLPVRVGQPTIKINKLFVNGGPSA